A region of Arabidopsis thaliana chromosome 5, partial sequence DNA encodes the following proteins:
- a CDS encoding uncharacterized protein (unknown protein; Has 30201 Blast hits to 17322 proteins in 780 species: Archae - 12; Bacteria - 1396; Metazoa - 17338; Fungi - 3422; Plants - 5037; Viruses - 0; Other Eukaryotes - 2996 (source: NCBI BLink).), whose protein sequence is MTTIMMKRDRLYREREEERRRREESPRCNVNLDVEGKRKFLAKEQGNM, encoded by the coding sequence ATGACTACTATAATGATGAAAAGAGATAGACTTTACCgtgaaagggaagaagaaagaagaaggagagaagaaagtcCGAGATGTAACGTGAACCTAGATGtggaaggaaaaagaaagtttttggCAAAGGAACAAGGCAATATGTAA
- a CDS encoding Myb/SANT-like DNA-binding domain protein (unknown protein; BEST Arabidopsis thaliana protein match is: unknown protein (TAIR:AT2G29880.1); Has 1807 Blast hits to 1807 proteins in 277 species: Archae - 0; Bacteria - 0; Metazoa - 736; Fungi - 347; Plants - 385; Viruses - 0; Other Eukaryotes - 339 (source: NCBI BLink).), translating into MGDSQPKKRKKGDYNPWSPEETKLLVQLLVEGINNNWRDSNGTISKLTVETKFMPEINKEFCRSKNYNHYLSRMKYLKIQYQSCLDLQRFSSGFGWDPLTKRFTASDEVWSDYLKAHPNNKQLRYDTFEFFDELQIIFGEGVATGKNAIGLCDSTDGLTYRAGENPRKEYVDDFDNVYEYDTTTHHESSEHYAPFMSHGTSESPKLPPRKRTRSERSTSQKEESPMMVVSSKILDIIQQREERQQNEVAQKKNNVWDAIKEISDLDECIRYKALTKIYHLGIQDVFVSMSVEERLGWIQTIME; encoded by the exons ATGGGAGATTcacaacccaaaaaaagaaaaaaggggGATTATAATCCGTGGTCTCCAGAGGAGACTAAGCTGTTGGTGCAACTTCTTGTGGAAGGGATCAACAATAATTGGCGTGATTCTAATGGCACAATCAGTAAATTAACCGTGGAAACGAAGTTTATGCCGGAGATCAACAAAGAGTTTTGTCGTTCAAAAAACTACAATCACTACTTAAGCAGAATGAAgtatttaaaaatacaatacCAAAGTTGTCTTGATCTTCAGCGTTTTAGTTCTGGTTTTGGTTGGGatcctttaacaaaaagatttaCGGCTTCTGATGAAGTTTGGAGCGACTATCTAAAA GCACATCCGAACAATAAACAACTTCGTTATGAtacatttgaattttttgacGAGTTGCAAATCATATTTGGGGAAGGTGTTGCTACTGGAAAAAATGCAATTGGATTATGTGATAGTACGGATGGACTTACGTACAGAGCTGGAGAGAATCCAAGAAAAGAATATGTGGATGATTTTGACAACGTGTATGAGTATGATACTACAACTCATCATGAGTCATCGGAGCACTACGCACCATTTATGTCTCATGGAACTTCAGAAAGTCCTAAGCTTCCCCCACGTAAAAGAACAAGATCTGAGAGAAGTACttcacaaaaagaagaaagtccTATGATGGTTGTTAGCAgtaaaattttggatataatacaacaaagagaagagaggcaACAAAATGAAGTGGCACAGAAAAAGAATAACGTTTGGGATGCTATAAAAGAAATTTCTGACTTGGATGAATGTATTCGTTACAAGGCACTTACGAAAATTTATCATTTGGGAATACAAGACGTTTTCGTGAGCATGTCGGTGGAAGAGAGGCTAGGATGGATTCAAACCATTATGGAATAA